One genomic segment of Erysipelotrichaceae bacterium 66202529 includes these proteins:
- a CDS encoding type II secretion system F family protein: protein MTHSTLRSEEMFDFCTQMSMILAGGMSIEEGLEIISEDTANPHMKEACSKLLEKLPQCGSFHAALKGEPYFDTYAKKMVEIGEISGHLDSVMKELALYYERNSDLKQSLKEALTYPSILLLMMWAVVGIIVWKVLPIFEKVLMNMGVPLQGSAASMMRFGQVFALVSFIVLTVLLLTVVVMVLSSRKASGTPLLSRLFITRRLYHNMVMAKITYALSLFITSGYEMEEALTYLQDVVDDAATQHKIDACQTGMQEGKSFVQCLQDTALYQGVYASMIITGFHSGKSDEVMQKVSSLYEKDVDTSISTFLNTIEPVIVILLSVIVGIILLSVMLPLMSIMSSLG from the coding sequence ATGACACATTCAACGTTACGTTCAGAGGAGATGTTTGATTTCTGTACGCAAATGTCGATGATACTTGCGGGAGGCATGTCAATCGAGGAGGGGCTGGAAATCATTTCGGAGGATACTGCAAATCCGCATATGAAGGAAGCCTGCAGTAAGCTGTTGGAAAAGCTTCCGCAGTGCGGTTCCTTTCACGCTGCATTAAAGGGGGAACCGTATTTTGACACCTATGCAAAGAAAATGGTGGAAATCGGTGAAATCAGCGGCCATCTGGACAGTGTAATGAAGGAGCTTGCTCTATATTATGAACGAAACAGTGATTTGAAGCAGTCCCTGAAGGAGGCACTGACCTATCCCTCCATTCTGCTGCTCATGATGTGGGCGGTTGTCGGTATTATCGTGTGGAAGGTGTTGCCGATATTTGAGAAGGTTTTAATGAATATGGGTGTTCCTCTGCAGGGAAGTGCAGCCTCTATGATGCGCTTTGGACAGGTGTTTGCTCTGGTGTCCTTTATTGTATTGACCGTTCTCCTGCTGACTGTCGTCGTTATGGTGCTGTCCTCCAGAAAAGCATCGGGAACGCCGTTGCTGTCCCGTCTATTCATAACCAGACGGCTTTACCATAATATGGTGATGGCAAAGATAACCTATGCATTATCCTTATTCATTACCAGTGGATATGAAATGGAGGAGGCGCTTACTTATCTGCAGGATGTGGTGGATGATGCAGCCACACAGCATAAAATCGATGCGTGTCAAACCGGCATGCAGGAGGGGAAAAGCTTTGTACAGTGTTTGCAGGATACCGCCTTGTACCAGGGAGTTTATGCAAGCATGATCATTACCGGATTTCACAGCGGGAAAAGTGATGAGGTAATGCAAAAGGTCAGCTCCTTATATGAGAAGGATGTGGATACGAGTATCTCTACCTTTCTGAATACGATTGAACCTGTTATTGTAATTCTTCTGTCTGTGATTGTCGGAATCATATTGCTCTCTGTAATGCTGCCGCTGATGAGCATTATGTCATCTCTTGGATGA